In Oceanibaculum indicum P24, the following are encoded in one genomic region:
- a CDS encoding MoaD/ThiS family protein has protein sequence MSVTVTLPAALLPLFPGAPGLLQLDAGTVAELMDALEARWPGMRDRLCDSRPAIRRHINVFVEGKRATLDTNLAPGAEVFIITAVSGG, from the coding sequence ATGAGCGTCACTGTCACCCTGCCGGCGGCGCTGCTGCCGCTGTTCCCCGGCGCGCCGGGTCTGCTGCAGCTGGACGCCGGCACGGTAGCGGAATTGATGGACGCGCTGGAGGCACGCTGGCCCGGCATGCGCGACCGGCTGTGCGACAGCCGGCCCGCCATCCGCCGGCACATCAATGTGTTCGTCGAAGGCAAGCGTGCGACACTCGATACGAATCTTGCGCCGGGTGCCGAGGTCTTCATCATCACGGCGGTCAGCGGCGGGTAA